The following DNA comes from Camelina sativa cultivar DH55 chromosome 14, Cs, whole genome shotgun sequence.
GacaaatcattacaaaaaaaaataaaaaaaaatgagtgagCTTTCCTACTCTCTCCCCTCTTGGGATCTCCATAACCTTGGATCACTCTTCAACCAAAACTTCAATCTGGGTATAGACAACCACATATATAATTACTGATCTTTTATGTATAAATATGTTAATATTTGTTGAGCTTGTTGGTAATATTCGTGCaatcaaaactatatatgaattcttttttgttttttggtgaaAACTATTATTCTTTTGTTGGAAAGATCATGAATGTAATTGTGCTTCGTAATTCaagaaattttcatttaaaatatatacacacaagtaTTAATGGAAGGAATTTGGCCATGCAATGTACTTTTGTAGATGCATGGGGGCTCATTGATGAATCGCCGGAGCATATATTATGTTCGCCGGAGATGGATATCGGGGACGTTTCCACCGGATACCTTGAAGACGCACTCGTCGAGTTCAGTGGGAGAAGCAAACGGAGACGTCTGTCGTTCAACGGCGCCGAGGACAAACCAACTAACGATTTAGACCATTCTCaggtttttatataattacaactctgttttttttttttccatttgtcATTTACATAATTAGTCgctatttctttttgtttttagtatgAAAATGAGTTGGTTAATCGTGGTATATAATAATGCAGAATAATTGGGGCCTGCCTGAGAATTATAGTTGCACGAGTAGTCAGTTTGCAGGTAGACCTACTTCTTTATTATTATCAcccatatttgtttttctacataaatattgtttattattaaactaatataatagtaataactgatttttttcttttaataacttGAATAATCTTGATGAATGAACTctccttttaacaaaaaatttcttataattGAGCAGTTGAATCTCCAAATTCTTCGATCAATATATGTTCAGGagaaaaatcttcaaatttttcaaaagacTCTTTCGAACCATCCTCGAGGACCTCGACCACGTCAAGTAAGCATTCTGTATTTTCTTCCAAAGTAATGAATGGGATATATTTTTCGTTTGTGTTTATGCGTAATTGTCCACACTCATATATTgcgttaataaaataaaacatgaaaattctttttatttttattcatttgcGTTTTGCgtttatgaatatttgatatcaaagtttttgtttc
Coding sequences within:
- the LOC104740135 gene encoding uncharacterized protein LOC104740135, with amino-acid sequence MSELSYSLPSWDLHNLGSLFNQNFNLDAWGLIDESPEHILCSPEMDIGDVSTGYLEDALVEFSGRSKRRRLSFNGAEDKPTNDLDHSQNNWGLPENYSCTSSQFAVESPNSSINICSGEKSSNFSKDSFEPSSRTSTTSKKNDNDEKKSVVYPFGVVKPGGREEDVTLNDINKRILMPSARPVRHPVGDYACCPCVSADGPGLSGKAVVAFTKIQTLGRGTITIIRTKG